From one Lotus japonicus ecotype B-129 chromosome 3, LjGifu_v1.2 genomic stretch:
- the LOC130743265 gene encoding glycolate oxidase 1 isoform X1 — MEVTNVTEYEAIAKQKLPKMAFDYYASGAEDQWTLQENRNAFSRILFRPRILIDVSKIDMATTVLGFKISMPIMIAPTAFQKMAHPEGEYATARAASAAGTIMTLSSWATSSVEEVASTGPGIRFFQLYVYKDRNVVAQLVRRAERAGFKAIALTVDTPRLGRREADIKNRFNLPPYLTLKNFEGLNLGSMDKADDSGLASYVAGQIDRTLSWQDVKWLQTITKLPILVKGVLTAEDTRIAVQSGAAGIIVSNHGARQLDYVPATISALEEVVKAAQGRIPVFLDGGVRRGTDVFKALALGASGIFIGRPVVYALAAEGETGVRKVLQMLRDEFELTMALSGCRSLKEITRDHIATDWDAPRVQPRALPRL, encoded by the exons ATGGAGGTCACCAATGTCACAGAGTATGAGGCTATTGCAAAGCAGAAATTGCCAAAGATGGCGTTTGACTACTACGCATCTGGTGCAGAGGACCAGTGGACTTTGCAGGAGAACAGAAATGCCTTCTCAAGAATTTT GTTCCGGCCACGAATTCTTATTGATGTGAGCAAGATAGACATGGCAACTACTGTTCTGGGCTTCAAAATATCCATGCCAATCATGATTGCCCCAACAGCCTTCCAGAAAATGGCTCATCCGGAGG GAGAATATGCAACTGCAAGAGCTGCATCAGCTGCTGGAACAATCATG ACTTTGTCCTCATGGGCCACTTCAAGTGTTGAAGAGGTGGCTTCAACAGGACCTGGAATTCGCTTTTTCCAGCTATAT GTGTACAAGGATAGGAATGTGGTTGCTCAGCTTGTGAGGAGAGCTGAAAGAGCTGGATTCAAAGCTATTGCCCTTACTGTTGATACCCCAAGACTAGGACGCAGAGAAGCTGATATCAAGAACAG ATTCAATCTGCCACCATATTTGACATTGAAGAACTTTGAAGGTTTAAACCTTGGCTCAATGGACAAA GCTGATGACTCTGGACTTGCTTCATATGTTGCTGGTCAAATTGATCGTACTCTAAGTTGGCAG GATGTGAAGTGGCTCCAGACAATCACCAAGCTGCCAATTCTGGTGAAGGGTGTACTGACTGCTGAGgaca CAAGGATAGCGGTACAAAGTGGTGCAGCTGGAATAATAGTGTCCAACCATGGAGCTAGACAACTTGATTATGTCCCAGCCACCATAAGTGCCTTAGAAGAG GTTGTTAAAGCTGCTCAAGGCCGTATTCCTGTGTTTTTGGATGGTGGTGTTCGCCGTGGAACTGATGTCTTCAAGGCATTGGCACTTGGTGCTTCTGGCATATTT ATTGGACGCCCTGTGGTGTATGCCTTGGCTGCTGAAGGAGAGACTGGTGTGAGAAAAGTGCTGCAGATGCTCCGCGACGAGTTTGAGCTAACCATGGCCTTAAGTGGGTGCCGCTCACTCAAGGAAATCACCCGTGACCACATTGCCACAGACTGGGACGCTCCTCGCGTTCAGCCTCGTGCCCTGCCaagattataa
- the LOC130743265 gene encoding glycolate oxidase 1 isoform X2 gives MRLLQSRNCQRWRLTTTHLVQRTSGLCRRTEMPSQESCRFRPRILIDVSKIDMATTVLGFKISMPIMIAPTAFQKMAHPEGEYATARAASAAGTIMTLSSWATSSVEEVASTGPGIRFFQLYVYKDRNVVAQLVRRAERAGFKAIALTVDTPRLGRREADIKNRFNLPPYLTLKNFEGLNLGSMDKADDSGLASYVAGQIDRTLSWQDVKWLQTITKLPILVKGVLTAEDTRIAVQSGAAGIIVSNHGARQLDYVPATISALEEVVKAAQGRIPVFLDGGVRRGTDVFKALALGASGIFIGRPVVYALAAEGETGVRKVLQMLRDEFELTMALSGCRSLKEITRDHIATDWDAPRVQPRALPRL, from the exons ATGAGGCTATTGCAAAGCAGAAATTGCCAAAGATGGCGTTTGACTACTACGCATCTGGTGCAGAGGACCAGTGGACTTTGCAGGAGAACAGAAATGCCTTCTCAAGAAT CATGCAGGTTCCGGCCACGAATTCTTATTGATGTGAGCAAGATAGACATGGCAACTACTGTTCTGGGCTTCAAAATATCCATGCCAATCATGATTGCCCCAACAGCCTTCCAGAAAATGGCTCATCCGGAGG GAGAATATGCAACTGCAAGAGCTGCATCAGCTGCTGGAACAATCATG ACTTTGTCCTCATGGGCCACTTCAAGTGTTGAAGAGGTGGCTTCAACAGGACCTGGAATTCGCTTTTTCCAGCTATAT GTGTACAAGGATAGGAATGTGGTTGCTCAGCTTGTGAGGAGAGCTGAAAGAGCTGGATTCAAAGCTATTGCCCTTACTGTTGATACCCCAAGACTAGGACGCAGAGAAGCTGATATCAAGAACAG ATTCAATCTGCCACCATATTTGACATTGAAGAACTTTGAAGGTTTAAACCTTGGCTCAATGGACAAA GCTGATGACTCTGGACTTGCTTCATATGTTGCTGGTCAAATTGATCGTACTCTAAGTTGGCAG GATGTGAAGTGGCTCCAGACAATCACCAAGCTGCCAATTCTGGTGAAGGGTGTACTGACTGCTGAGgaca CAAGGATAGCGGTACAAAGTGGTGCAGCTGGAATAATAGTGTCCAACCATGGAGCTAGACAACTTGATTATGTCCCAGCCACCATAAGTGCCTTAGAAGAG GTTGTTAAAGCTGCTCAAGGCCGTATTCCTGTGTTTTTGGATGGTGGTGTTCGCCGTGGAACTGATGTCTTCAAGGCATTGGCACTTGGTGCTTCTGGCATATTT ATTGGACGCCCTGTGGTGTATGCCTTGGCTGCTGAAGGAGAGACTGGTGTGAGAAAAGTGCTGCAGATGCTCCGCGACGAGTTTGAGCTAACCATGGCCTTAAGTGGGTGCCGCTCACTCAAGGAAATCACCCGTGACCACATTGCCACAGACTGGGACGCTCCTCGCGTTCAGCCTCGTGCCCTGCCaagattataa